From the genome of Eucalyptus grandis isolate ANBG69807.140 chromosome 2, ASM1654582v1, whole genome shotgun sequence, one region includes:
- the LOC104420297 gene encoding LOW QUALITY PROTEIN: SNAP25 homologous protein SNAP33 (The sequence of the model RefSeq protein was modified relative to this genomic sequence to represent the inferred CDS: inserted 1 base in 1 codon) → MFGSKKSPLKLAKHNSVDNAHPMASGSNPFGSDDKVDNKQSLNSSRRTSSEPMLGDHTQKGISTSSYSSSLTYATRNKYKNDFRDSGGLESQSVQELESYATYKAEETTKSVNNSLKIAVDMREDATRTLVMLHEQSEQITRSHAIAANIDQDLSRGEKLLGSLGGMFSKTWKPKKNRQIAGPLITRDAVQTKGNHLEQREKLGLTSASKQQSKMRTPLHEPTDALQKVEVEKSKQDDALSEISNILGELKDMXIDMGTEIGRSNKALDHFDKDVEELDYRVKGANQRGRRLLGK, encoded by the exons ATGTTTGGTTCGAAGAAGTCTCCATTGAAACTGGCCAAGCATAACTCTGTTGATAATGCACATCCCATGGCTTCAGGCTCTAATCCTTTCGGTTCTGATGACAAGGTAGATAATAAGCAAAGTCTTAACTCCTCAAGAAGGACGTCTTCCGAGCCTATGTTAGGTGATCACACTCAAAAAGGAATCTCTACATCCTCATATTCAAGTTCACTAACCTATGCCACGAGAAATAAGTATAAGAATGATTTTCGTGACTCTGGGGGCTTGGAGAGTCAATCAGTGCAAGAACTCGAAAGCTATGCAACATACAAAGCTGAGGAGACTACAAAGAGTGTTAATAACTCCTTGAAGATAGCAGTAGACATGAGGGAGGACGCAACAAGGACGCTGGTCATGTTGCATGAGCAGAGTGAGCAGATCACCAGGAGCCATGCGATTGCTGCTAATATAGATCAAGATCTTAGCCGG GGTGAGAAGCTTCTGGGAAGCCTTGGAGGCATGTTCTCAAAGACTTGGAAACCGAAGAAAAACCGTCAAATTGCTGGCCCTCTAATTACAAGAG ATGCTGTCCAGACGAAGGGTAATCACTTGGAACAGAGGGAGAAGTTGGGTTTGACCTCAGCGAGTAAGCAACAATCTAAGATGCGAACGCCACTGCACGAGCCAACAGATGCACTGCAAAAAGTCGAG gttgaaaagtcaaagcaaGATGATGCTCTCTCAGAAATTAGCAACATTTTGGGGGAGCTGAAGGACA CTATTGACATGGGAACTGAAATTGGGAG GAGTAACAAAGCTCTGGATCATTTCGATAAGGATGTGGAGGAGCTTGATTATCGGGTTAAAGGAGCGAATCAGCGTGGACGCCGTTTGCTTGGGAAGTAG
- the LOC104420262 gene encoding heparanase-like protein 1 translates to MGLSCLALFIFIVSFPWGLAQDVARSTLIIHGSEAIAETDDNFICATLDWWPHDKCNYDQCPWGYSSVINLNLSHPVLGKAIQAFKSLRIRIGGSLQDRVLYDVGQLGLRCQPFRKIKGSLFGFSKGCLHMKRWDELNNLFSKTGAIVTFGLNALNGRHWIKDQVWGGDWNFSNAYDFIKYTVARGYSIDSWEFGNELSGSGVDACVSVEQYGKDLIFLKKIINELYKSSRSKPSVIAPGGFYDQQWYAKLLQVSGSGVINAMSHHIYNLGGGDDPHLISKILDPSHLSQISDTFINLEETIKKHGPWASAWVGESGGAYNSGGRHISNTFINSFWYLDQLGMASKYDTKVYCRQSLVGGNYGLLNTTTLVPNPDYYSALLWHRLMGKRALAVSGDAPPSLRCYAHCLKGRAGVTLLLINLRNQTKFIITTQNSVQNLHVEEQSVNKGSILIHGLKKTVSFVGQGPSRAPLFREEYHLTPQGGHLQSQTMLLNGSPLELMRDGAIPPLKPNLVHADSLISVSPLSIAFIVLPNFDVQACA, encoded by the exons ATGGGATTATCCTGCCTAGccttgttcatttttattgtttcaTTCCCGTGGGGATTAGCTCAAGATGTTGCACGTTCTACTCTCATCATTCATGGCTCCGAGGCAATTGCAGAGACTGATGATAATTTCATTTGCGCAACTCTTGATTGGTGGCCTCATGATAAGTGCAATTATGACCAGTGTCCGTGGGGATATTCATCTGTTATAAATCTG AACTTGTCCCATCCAGTTCTTGGGAAGGCAATCCAAG CTTTCAAGAGTTTGAGGATAAGGATTGGAGGATCCTTGCAAGACCGAGTATTGTATGATGTTGGACAGTTGGGACTTCGTTGCCAACCATTTAGAAAGATTAAAGGTAGCTTGTTTGGCTTTTCAAAGGGATGTTTACACATGAAGAGATGGGATGAGCTGAACAATTTATTCAGTAAGACAGG GGCTATTGTAACTTTTGGACTGAATGCACTTAATGGAAGGCACTGGATCAAGGACCAAGTCTGGGGAGGGGATTGGAACTTCAGTAATGCTTATGATTTTATCAAATACACAGTTGCACGGGGATACTCCATTGACTCATGGGAATTTG GTAATGAGCTCAGTGGAAGTGGAGTTGACGCTTGTGTCTCTGTTGAACAGTATGGAAAGGATCTAATTTTCCTTAAGAAGATAATCAATGAGTTGTACAAAAGTTCTCGCTCAAAACCTTCTGTCATTGCACCAGGAGGGTTCTATGATCAGCAGTGGTATGCAAAACTCCTGCAGGTTTCAGGTTCAGGTGTAATCAATGCGATGTCCCATCATATATACAATCTGGGTGGAG GTGATGATCCTCATCTTATCAGTAAGATATTGGATCCAAGTCACTTGAGTCAGATATCGGACACGTTCATCAACCTTGAGGAAACGATCAAGAAGCATGGACCCTGGGCATCTGCATGGGTTGGAGAATCTGGTGGGGCATACAATAGTGGCGGTCGTCACATATCTAACACATTTATTAACAGCTTCTG GTATCTAGATCAGCTTGGAATGGCTTCCAAGTATGACACTAAGGTTTATTGCCGGCAGTCTTTAGTTGGTGGGAATTATGGCCTCTTAAACACCACGACATTAGTACCTAATCCAGATTACTACAG TGCCCTTCTGTGGCATCGACTCATGGGAAAACGTGCTCTTGCCGTCAGTGGTGATGCCCCACCATCTTTACGCTGTTATGCACATTGCTTGAAAGGAAGG GCAGGTGTGACTTTGCTCCTGATCAATTTAAGGAACCAGACTAAATTCATTATCACGACCCAGAATAGTGTTCAGAATTTGCATGTGGAGGAACAATCCGTCAACAAAGGGAGTATTCTCATTCATGGATTGAAGAAAACCGTCTCATTCGTTGGCCAAGGACCATCGCGTGCTCCACTTTTCAGAGAGGAGTACCATTTAACCCCACAAGGTGGCCACCTCCAGAGTCAAACCATGCTCTTGAATGGAAGCCCGTTGGAGCTCATGCGGGACGGAGCGATCCCGCCTTTAAAGCCTAACCTTGTTCATGCTGATTCTCTCATATCGGTATCTCCTCTATCCATTGCTTTCATAGTACTCCCAAATTTTGATGTTCAAGCCTGTGCTTGA
- the LOC104420286 gene encoding protein ISD11 — protein sequence MASAAAAAAAPSKPQVLALLRSLLRTAREFHDYNVREYTKRRALDGFRLSKDLADPSAIAAAFADGKSQLEVARRQAVVYSLYAPEVKSVMELQR from the coding sequence ATGgcatccgccgccgccgccgccgccgctccgtCGAAGCCGCAGGTCCTGGCTCTGCTCCGGTCCCTGCTGCGCACGGCGCGCGAGTTCCACGACTACAACGTGCGGGAGTACACGAAGCGGCGGGCCCTCGACGGGTTCCGCCTCAGCAAGGACCTCGCCGATCCGTCGGCGATCGCCGCCGCCTTCGCCGACGGGAAGAGCCAGCTGGAGGTCGCGAGGAGGCAGGCCGTCGTCTACTCCCTCTACGCGCCCGAGGTCAAGAGCGTCATGGAGCTCCAGCGCTGA